One Hymenobacter cellulosilyticus genomic window, CCGGCCCCGAGCAGCAGGTGCACGTAGGCCACTTCGCCCAGGCGGAACAGCTGCGGAGCGAGCAGCAGCCGCCCCGCGTAGCTGGTGTACTTGCCGCGGCCATCCAGCGTGCCCGTTTCGCGCAGACCGCTGGCGCGCAGGGCCAGGTGGTTGGTGAGCATGCTGGTGTAGCTCAGCTCGTAGTAGCTGCCTTGTTCGGAGCGACCCAGGTGGGCGCCCCAGCTGGAAATGTGTCGGACGTGGCGCTGAGCGGAGGCTGGCACGGCGCCGGCCCCCGCCAGCAGCAGGGCCACTAGCAATAGGTTTTTCATGAAGGGTTAGTTGCGGGGGCGGGCGCGGTCCGCTTTGATAAGGGCGTTTTGCACCAGGATGTCGGAATAGACCATTTCGGCCGCCTGCCGAGAGGGGCCGGGCTGGGCGGCTTCGGCAAGCAGGCGGTCGGCTTCCTGGCGCAGCTGCATGGCCTTAATCATGTTGTCGTTGGAGGTATTTAGGGCCACCATCCGCTCGCCTTCGGTCATGGCGTAGCGGCCGGGGTTCTTGAGCGTCGCGTTCATCTCAATGCTCTGCTGGGTCATTTCGTCGGCAATCTTGTAGTAGCCGAAGGCGGTGGCAATCTTCTTTTTCTGCATCATCTCCTCGTAGGCGAACGTGGAGACGGCGGCTTCCTCGCGCTTGAGCTGGTACTCACGGGAGCTCATGCGGTTGTTGCCGGCCGTGGCACCCGAGCCGAAGCGCGAAAACACGTCGTACACCGTATTCAAATCCTGCTGGGGATTGTTGAGCTGCAGGGCCTGGCGCAGACGCTCGGCTTTCTGAAACACGGGCATGTACTGGTTGCTCTGCGCCCGGCCCGACATGGCCAGGGCGCGGGCAAACAGCTCCTGCGGGTTGGAGAGGCGCAAATCCTGAATGCTCTGCACCTTGCGCAGGTCGGCCTGCACCTGGCGTTGCAGCTGCAAGGTCTCGTCGGTGATGTCCTTGGTAACGCCGGCAATCTGCTTGGCGTCCTTGATGACTTGGTAGTTTTTGACCGTTTCGGTCCACTGCTTCAGGTGCTTGGCAAACTCGCCGATGTGCACGCCCATGTGCAGCGGGTCGTTCACGACAGCCTGGGCCGTGGCGTCGTTCGTGGGAGCGAGAATCAGGGCCAGGGCCACGAGGGCCGGCAAAAGCGTCTTTTTCATCGTCGTATCAATTAGGTGGAAGAATTAGCGCACGGCCGCTTCCGGGCCGAGCTGGCCGGCCGCTGCCGTGGTAATCAGGATGAGGTAGCCATCGGGGAGCAGCACGTCGCGCAGCTTGGTGCGGGTCTTGGGCCGCGAGAGCACCGAGGCCGCTACCCGGCCGCCCACGCCCACCACGGAGTTAGCGGCCGAGGCCGAGCGGTCGATGGCCGTGCTGATTTCTTGGGTCGTCTGCTGCTGCAGCTCGTTGCCGGCCATGCCCGCTTCCCGGGCCACGCGCTTCACCGGGTCAATCATGATGCCCGGCATGTAGTTGAAGTCGTAGATGTCGGCCTGCACCCGCGTCGGGCCCAGGCGGTTCACTTCCAGCGTCACGTTGTTGGTGCCCACGGTGGCCACGCCGGCAAAGACCATATTCTTAGGGAAGGTCACCCCGGACACCACCGCGTCTTCCAGCAAGCGCAGGATAACCACCGAGCCAGTGCGCACCTTCTGCTCGCCGTTGATGACGCACTTGTAAAACACATCGGGCGCCAGCTGCTGCTCGCGCTGGCTGCCCTGGGCCATCAGGCGGGCGGAGTTGCCCACTTTCACGGTATTGAAGCCATCCATGCCGGGGGCACTCATGCGGGTAGCCAGCAGCTGCGCGGTCTGGTTGGGGTCGCGGTAGCGCTTGCCGGTCATGCGCTCGTAGGCAGCGCGGGTTTCAGGCGGCGAGGAGCCCAGCATGGCCAACACGTCCGGGTCGGTTTCAAACGGGGTGCCATCTACGTCGCGGGCTGGGACCAGGCTGCGGCCCGCCCGGCCGGAACCAGCGCCTGTGCGGCGCCCATTGCCGCCCCCGGCCGTCAGCCGCCGGCGGGGTACGACCAGCGTCTGCGCCTGATAGGAGCCGGTAGTGGGGTCTTGAATGGTGGCTTCGATGGTGTCCACGTCGGCCGCGGCCAGGCGGGCGGCTTCTGCCCGGCGGCTCGCGGCCTGCGCGGCCGCCTGGGCGCGGCGCCGCTTGCGCAGGGCCAGGCCGGTGGTATCGACGGCAAACACGTCCACGACATCTTGGTCGGTGGCCCGGGCCGGGGCGCTCTGGGCATCCTGCTCAGCGCGGCGCTGGGCTTCTATCTGGGCGGAGGGCGAGGCAGCCGGCGCCAGAGGAGCCGTTTCCACTGAAGGAATTTCAGGCTCGATGTTGGCCGAGGCGGCCGCCACTGGTTCGCGCTCCTGTTGGGCGGCTCGCTGTGCGGCTTTCAGCCACAGCAGCAGGCCGCCGATGATGAGCACCAGCAGCAGGCCGGCCAGCACCATCCAGTTGGCGCGGAGGAGCTCAGCAGGGGTGCGCTTAACCGGGACAGAGGCCGGAGCGGGCTGCTCGGCTTCCGAATTGGAAACGGTTCGCTTGTCGGAGGTTGAGGGAGTGATGGGTTCCATAGCAGAGAATAGCGGCGTTAGATGGTAGCGGCGCGGTTTATCACGCGGGAGGGCACGGGCAGCACCAGCACCCGGGCGCCGTTAAGCTCGCGCAGGGTCACTTCCAGGTAGCCGCGCTCAGTGGCCGCGTACAGCGGAATGGCATAGGTCAGGTAGCCCGTGGTGCGCCCGGTAATTACCTGGTTCGGGCGCCCGCCCGATGGGGCCAGCGGGCGCCGGGCCTCGTTCTTCTTGCGAGCCAGAAACTTCTTCTGGGCGTTTTCCACCAGCTGGAAATCGGTGAAATCCACGTTGTAGTCAATGTTGGTCTTGTTGATGACCTTGAAGCGCAGGTAAGTGAAATCCTTGTCGTTGCGCACGTTGGCCAGCGAGAGCACCAGGTCGTTGTCGACCACGGCCACAGCCTGATGCTCTTCCCGGGCTTTGCGCAGCTGGCTCAGCTTTCCCTCGACGACAGTTTTCTTTTCGCGCTCCTTGTCCAGGGCCAACTCGTTTTCCGGCGCGGCTCCCGTGGAGGAGACGCTTTTGCCGTTGATGCTCAGCGCGCCGTCCTTCTGGAAATCGTAGAGCTGCATTACTGGCCGGTCCGCGTACACAAGCCGGCCCATCCAGTACTTGGAGCCGTAGCGGATGAGCATGGGCGTGGGCGGGGCGTGCTTGCGCTTGGCGCGCACAAACACGGCGTTGGCTTCAATCTTGACCAGGTAGTTGCCGGCCATGCCCACGTCGACCAGCGACACGGGCCCGCCGAACACCAGGTAGGTCGTGGAGGAGTCGGACACGGCTACGTCCAGCAGGTTATCGGTGGTGGCCAGGACCGCAGTTGGGGTAGTGGTGGTGCTCTGCGCGGCCGCCGGCGCCGTTTGCAGCAGTAGTAAAAACAGCTCCAGCAAGGCGGGGAAGGTGTAAAGTCGCATCGGTGAAGGGGATTGGTGATTAGTTGGCGGGAGCAGTTGGGGCAGGCGTAGTGGCCGGAGCCGCCGGCGCTGCGGGCGTACCGGCTGGAGTCAGGCCGCGCTCGGCTTCCTGCAGGCGGCGCTGGCGGTCGGCCTCCTGGGCCTGCAGCAGCTCCTGCTCTTCCCGCGTCAGCTGCGGGCTGTAGGGGATGTAGTCGAAGTTGGTGATGAGCAGCCCGTAGGGGTTGGCATCCGAGCGGTTGGTTTCCACCAGGTTGAACTTGGCAGCCAGCGGCAGGGGCTCCTTTTGCTGGCCCCCGATGAAAATGCGCTGCTTGATGTAGACCGCGCCCGACCAGGGGCGCTTACTCATGTCCACCAGCACGCTGTCCACGGTGACCACGTTACGGGCGGCGTAGCGCTCGTAGTTCTGCAGCACCTGCCCGCGGGTGAAGCACTCGTAGATGCGCCGGCCGCCGCGGCCCTCAATCAATGGCAGGGCCGCGTCCAGGTTGGCCTTGAAGGTGTATTGGTCGTGGCCGAACATGGTTTGCATGAACTGGCGCACTAGGTTACGGGCCTCGTAGGGCGTGTGGGCGTCGTTGCCGGCCGAGAGGGCCGCTACTGAGCCCGTTTGCGAGACGACGTACACGCGCCGGCCGCTGTTTTCGTAGGCGCGGTACACCATAAAGCCCGAGGCCAAGGCCACGAGCAGCAGGGCCAGCACGCTGCCCAGCGCCAGGTTGCGCATGGTGGAGAAAGAGGTACTTAAGTCTTTGGCGGAATCCATGGGTGAGTGGTTGTGAGTGTTGAGAGTGAATGCCTTTTGGCCCTACCGCCCCGGTGATTGGAGCGTGAGGAAGGTCATCCTGGTGGGTTCCGGCAAACCGGAAGGGTCGCGGTACGGGTATACCACCAGGGCTGGCTGCTTCTGGTTGTTCTGCCCCGTGTAGGCATACAAGGTGCCGCGTACCGTCACGGGCGTATGGGGCTGGATTTGCGACACCGTGAAGCGCTCCGGCTTCGTCAGGCCTTGGGCTCCGACCTGGAAGCTGGCCAGCGAATCGGTGCCGTTAGGCGCGTACAGCGGCAACGAGGCCGGTATCTTTTCCTTGGGCCCGTAGCCCATGGGCTGCCAGCGGAGCACGGCTTCGTAGGAAATGCGGTAGCCGGGCGCGGTGCCGACTTTTCGACCGCCGGGGCGGTCCGGGTCCGAGCCCCACATCCAGGGTAGTGTCACTTGCATCGGCTCCGCCTTCAGGACTTTGGCGGAAACAACTTGCAGGTAGCCTTGCTTGGGCGTTTGCTGCTCCACGCCCGGGCGCACATCGAACGCGGAAGGAGACAAGGGAGCCGGCGCGCTGACGGATGAAGCGGCTGCCGCTGGGGCAGATGGGCTGGAACCAGGTTCGGGGGTGGTGGTAGCCGGTGTGGTGTTGTTGGATTGGCAGCTTGAAGCGAGGCAGCAAAGCAGGATAGCAGCGAGGGATAAAGGCAGGCTTTTCATAGCGTGACGGGTTAGGTGGAAGGAGCTATTTGGTCCAGATGCCGGAGGCGCGTTGCCGGTAGGATGGGTTCAGGGCGTCGGACATCGTAATGACCGGCAGGCCGGAGGAAGCGGAAGCGCTGGGAGCTTCGCTACCGGCGGCGTTACTGCCTGAGGCGGTGGCACTACTGCCTCCTCCTCCACTCCCACCGCCGCCCCCGTTTCCCAGGGCGCGACCAACGGCACTGGATAAGCCGCCCCCACCGGGCGCCACGACGCCGGCGGCGGCCGTGGCCGCGCCAACGGCCATGCCCGTCATGGAGCCGATAAAGCCCTGCGCGGCCGAGGAGCCGATGAACATCGAGGTGAGGTAGGGTACCATCACGTAGAGCAGCACAAAGGCTACGGAGGTCAGCATGAACATCTGCTCATCAACCGACTGCTGGGGCCCGTTCACGATGTTGCCAAACAGCCCGCCCGGGGCGCGGGCCGACTCCGCGTAGAACTTGTAGAGCGTGTCGAGCAGCACGAACGTCAGCCCCCACATCTGCACCGCCAGGAAGTTCTGCAGCCACTTCATAGCCAGCTGACCGAAGGAAGGCACGACCGACAAGGTCATGGCAATCGGGCCGCAGACGTACAGGAAACCCAGGATGAACTGCTGGATGAACGTCATGATTTTGCGGATGATGAGCACCGTGGTGGCCGTAAACAGCCGGGTCATCAGCCCCGAAAACGTGAACGTGGACAGCGTTTCCGAAATGCTGGTCATCAGCGCCGAAGCTCCCGAGACGATGTCGCCGATGCCCATGGAATCGTTGCGGGCCGCCGCGGCCACGGCCGGCGGGGTGGTCAGGTCGCGCAGCGCTTCGGCCGCTGACTGGTTCGTAGCAAACAGCGCCGTAAAGGCCGCAATGCCCGTGCCCAGCGTGTCCATCAGCGTCTGGTAGAAGAAGAGCAGGAAGAATATCCAGGTGGCCTTGATAATCGGCCCCCAGTCCATGGCCAGGCCGCTGCCGGAGATAAAGCCGCGCCCGATGGTGTAGAGCAGCGCAATGCCCATCAGCGAGGGGGTGATGAAGCGGCAGGCCGTGAGCACCACCTGCAGAGTCTGGTCGCAGGCCCGCAGAAAGCCCGGGTCGATGCCGTAGGCTACCATCGCGAGCATACTCATTTGGCCAGGGCCCCTTTACGGGCCTGTTTATCTTCCACAAACTGGTCAACGGCGTAATCCAGGCGCTGCACCCGCACGGGCTCGTACTCAATCTGCCCCTCCGCATTGAGCAGCACGTGGCCGTTCTTGTCGGTACGGGGCCGCTGCTGGGTCTGCTGGTAGAACTTGACCAGCTTGTTGAGGTGGTTGCGCTCCACCGGCTTCGACGTCAGGATGGCGTCGAGCTGCGGCGAGGCCTCCAGTGCAAATACCTTCCCTTGGCGCCCTGCTTGATGAAAAACTCGCGCAACGCCTCGGTGGAGCGCACCGACTTAATCAAGTCCATCTCGTGGCCGGTCAGGCCCAGCGGGGCCTGCAGCTGCGCCAGCGAGTCGGGGTTGACGTGGCGCAGGATAATCTTCGTGGCCGAGTTGTTGATGATGGCCGGCCCGATTTTGCTGCTGGTAATCTCGGTGATACCCTGGGTGATGATGGTGACCGAGCCGTTGGTTTTGCGGATGGTGCGGTACATCGACTCGATGAACTCGGAGAGTACGCCCGAAAGCATTGTCCAGGCTTCGTCGAGGGCGATGTACTTGATGTCGTCGGGAAACTTGCGGAACAGGTCCAGGCTCAGCTCGGTGATGAGCATGGCCACCACCGGGTAGAGGTCGGGGTCAGCCTGCACCTTGGCCAGGTCAAAGCAGATGAGCCGGTACTCCGACAAATCCACGTCGCGCTTGGCGTTGAGCACCCGCTCGTAGCGGCCGCCGGTGATGTACTGGCCCAGCACCAGGAAAAACTGGTGCATGTCGATGTACTTCAGGTTTTTCTGGTACTGCCGGCGGGCGCCGTCCAGCGGGTCGGGCTCTATGCCCTCCCCGGCACGGCCACCGGCTTCTGCATTTCCTGGTCGTAGCCCTCCACGAAGCGGTAGAAGCTTTCCATGCCGGGAAACTCCTCGTCCTTCTGGTTCAGGCGCGGGCTCTCGTTGAGGCAGGCGTAGTACTCAATCAGAAAGCGCGAAAGAATAGTACGCTCCGACTTGTCCAGTGCCGTGTCCTTGCCACCCTTCCACAGGGCCGCGAGCAGTGCTAGGTGGAAGTTGGTTTTCTCGTCGTTATAGAGCCATTTGCCCGAAGCGTCACGCGGCACCACGAAGGGGTTGAATTCGATTGGGCGCTGCGGGTCGTACTCGAAGTAGGTGTTGTCGAAGTCCTCGCCGTTGAGCGACTGCAGCACGTTGCGGTAGGTGCCGCCCACGTCCATGATGATTTGCCGGGCACCCTTCTCGAAGCGCTGCACAATCAGGTTGCCAAAGGTGTAGCTCTTGCCCGAGCCCGAGGGCCCGATGACAATGGCGTTCTGGTTATCCAGGGCCGTGTTGAAGAGGTTTACCTGCACCAGGTTGCGGAACCGGTCGGTGAGATATTCGCCCACCGGGTCGGTTTTGTAGGTGGCCGTCCAGTGGGTGTAGCAGGCGCCGCGGTCGGCGGTGCTCGTCAGCCAGCGGTCCGGCACCTGCCAGGCGTTGCCGGGCAGCAGGCCGAAGAACACGGGCAGGGCTAGGTAGCTTTCCACCACGCTTTCCGTGCCGAACATGTAGCGAAAGGCCGCAGTGGCCCGCTCCACGTTCTCGCGCCGGCTGGTGTCGTTGGTGTCCCAGAGCACGCAGCTCAGGTGCAGGCCCACAATCTGCTTGTTTTCGGCCCGCACCTCGGCGGTGAACTCCTCGACTTCGGCCGCGCGCAGGTGGTTGTCCTGGGTGGCCAGAAACGAGAGCGAGGCATTTAGCTTACGGTCGGTATCAAGTGAACTGAGCTCAGCGCGGGTATCCTGAATCAGCAGAGCCTGGGTGAGCACGTGCGGGCACTGCAGGATGTGGGTGAGCGGGTAGAGCATCGGCGCCGTCACGCCGTAGCTATTGCGCACGGCCGGGTAGGCGTCGGAGCCCTGCCCGACCATGCTCAGCACGTTCACTTTCTGCTCGCCCACGCTGAAGGTGCCCAGGTCATTGCCGATTTCGCGCTCTTGGCGCGTGGGCTGGCCGTCGAAGTTGAGGTTGAAGTACTGCAGGTAGAGCTGGTAAATCTCTGCGCTGGGCAGCCGCTCAAACGTCACGCCGCCCAAGTTCTTTATGCCCTGGATGAATTCCACGGCGCCGCTTTCGGCCGCTTCGAGCGTGTGCACGAGCTGGGCAAACGGGTTTTTGAGCACCGCCTCGCCGGCGCGGGCCACCAGGGCATTCACCGCGTTGGTCTTGGGCGACTTCACGGCTACCGGCGCGAAGGAGAGGAACAGGTAGGACTTCTGGAACAGCACCAGCCGCTCGAAGAAGTGCTTGTTCATCTTGTTCTCGAAGTAGGTCTGCTGCGTTTTGTCCTCGCGGTAGGGCCGGTCGTAGTAGATGTCGGTTTTCTGCACGATGGTGCCCACCGGCAGGGGCCGCAGCACGCCCACCAGCGCGGTCTGGAAGGCCTCGTAGTCGTCCGCAGTCCAGCTTTCCATCTCGGCAGGCTCCACGCGGAAGCCCACCGCGACGCGGCCGTCCTTGAACACCACCTTGTCGCCCTCGAAGCTATGCACTGGCATCACGGTGTTAAACGCGGCCGTTTTGGGCTTTTTGGTCATGGTTGGGAGTGGGGATAGGCCCCACCGCCAGGCGGCGGGGCTGGATGAAGGTGAAGGAGAGCCAGCTCATCAGAAAGCCGGGCGCCTGCCGCTTGCTCAGGTAGCGCAGGCCCAGAATCAGGCCGAGCTCCGCCAAAATGACGAGCAGGTACACCAGGCGCGGTATCTTGACGGCCATGCCCAGAAAGCCGAGCAGCAGCACCGAGCCGATGAAGAGGCCGACCATGATGCCCAGGTCCTGGATGTTCATGCCCAGCACCTGGGCGGGCCGCTCAATGGATTTGTAGGAGCGCATGGCCGCTTAGCGTACGCCCCCGTCCCCGCCGCCCACGGCGCTGACCAAATCGTCCTTGAACAGCTGGAAGCCGAACCACAGTATCACGCCGCCCACGAGCCAGCCCAAGGAGCCCAGCGCGTCGGGCGCGCCCTGCACGAACTTCATCACCACCCGAATCAGGCCCACGATGAGCACGATGGCGAAAATGACCTGCACGATGCCCACGACGGTTTCCTGCACGCCTTCGAGCGCCGCCGCGGCGCCCCGCCGCCCAGCTGGGCGCGGGCCGGACTGGTGGCCAGGGCCAGGGTGGTGAGCAGGGCCGCTACGCGCTGCTCGGCTTTGGACGGCTGGTAGCTCCGGCCGGCCGCGGCCAATGTTTGCATCGTTTCAGTTGCAGTTACGGCGTGGGTACGGGCCCGGGAAAGAAGGTTGGTTAGCATAGAGAGAAGGATGGATGGAAACAGGGCGCTTATCTCCCGAAAAGCAGGTGTGGCAGTTAGGAGGGTTTGGCGGTGGGCACCGGGCTGCCGGCGCCAGGGAACAGGTCGTTCAGGGCAGCACGCTGGCCGGCCGCGTCCTTGCTCATGCGGGCCCGCCGCTGCTGGCGTAAGGCGATTTCGGCGGCGCGGTTGGCATGGTCGTTGGCCGTGGGCGCCGGCGCAGTGAGGGGGTTGTGGAACAGCGCTTCGGCCGGCTCATCATCCGGGTCTGTTGCGGGTTGAGAGGCGGACGGTACGGTGCTGGGAGACTCGTCCACCGCATCCAGCAGCACGGCAACAGCGCCGGCCGCGTGGCGAATGGAGGCCGGCCGCAGCGTTTCTTCGGTTGCCGGTTCAGCGGCGGCATCCGGCTCATCCGGATGGAGTACTTGCGGGCTGTCGGCTTCGCTGGCCGCAGTGACGGCTTCTTCCGGCAACTGGCCCGCCGGGGCTTCGATGTCTTCCGGGGGCAGCAAGCTGGCCAGGGCCGTACCCGCTGTGGCGGCCTCTGCTGATACCGCAGCTTTGGGGATTGCGCCGGCGGGCGCGTAGTGGAAGGTGCGCAGGGAATGATGGTTGCGGGTAGCCGTCGCGGCCGGGGTCGCCGGCAGGCCGCTGCCCTTGAACCGCCACCAAAGCAGCGCCGCCAGTGCGGCCAAGGCCAGAACAACCACCAACAAGAGTATACCAGAACGCATACCGCCCCCTTACGGCAGGATGTGTCGCAGTGTTAGTAAAAAGTTAGTGAAAACATAAAAAAGGTTTAGTCGTATGATGCGACTACCAGCGAGGAGGGGTTCGGCCAGATGCCATCTTTGGTAAGCAAGCCGGTAGAAGATTTGAGTTTTTCCACGAAGGCAGTGCGGCTTCTAAGCCTGATATGCGTCCTTTGGGGTATCTCTCCGATACTTCACCCCCACTGCCCCCAGCAGTGAGCCCCCTTCGCATGGTACCCTCCGACCACGTTTCCGCCCCTTGGGGTTTCCTGATTTAAGCCTATCCGCGCCCTACAGGGAGTGCCTGCGCTACGTCCAGTTCCGCCTCAAAGCCATTGCCCAGGGCGATTTAACCTCTTTTTGTGCCCAGCATGGCCTGACTTATACCAACGTCGTGAACCTGAAGAACGGCAAGCTCAAGCGCGACGAACCGCGGCTGGTCCAGCGCGTGCTGCGTGCCCTGGGCGTGCCCACGGAAATCGTGCGCATCGACATCGGCAGCGGTGCCAACCAGTACGTGTTCGGCAGCAGCGAGCTACTAGCACAATTCCGCGAGCAGCTGGCCTTCTTCGACGCGGCCGCGCAGCGGGCCGGCAGCCCGCCGCTGACAACCTAAACGCCGAATAGCTTTCCCCATTCGGCCCGGTCAGGGTGCGGAAGGGAGTTGGAGCTGTCCGGCTCCACTCCCCCAGCCCACCCCATGAACGCACCCCGGGAAAACGACCCTACCGAACTCGACCGCTTCAAGCGCGACATTGACCTGGTTGACTACGCCCAGCGCCAGGGCTACACCATCGAGAAGGAAAGCCGCCGCGGCGACTGGCATCACCTGGTCAAGGACGACGAGCACGTCATCGTCACGCGCAAGGGCGACCACCAAGTGTACCTGAACACCGGCGACGACCGCGACGCGGGCTCCATCATTGACTTTGCCAAAACCCGGGGCGGCGACGGCCACGGCCTGAACCTGGGCCAGGTGCGCCAGCAGCTGCGCGAATACCTCGACGGTGCCCCTGCTCCCGCCCGGGTGTACGCCACCCCGCCGGATGCCGCGCGCCTGAGCAGCCTGCCCGTAGGCGACCCGGAGCAGGCCCGGCAAGCCGAGGAGGAGCGCCGCACCCGCCTGATATCCGAGGTGCTGGGCGTCAAGAAGGAGTTCACTGACCGCAGCTACCTGCACGGGCGCGGCATTACCGACGCGACGCTGGATAACCCTGCCTTTCAGGGCCGCATCTTCACCGCGCAGCAGAACGAGCACAAGAACACGGCCTTTCCGCTCTACAACGAGCACGGGCTGGCCAGCGTCGAGCAGAAGAACGAGCACTACAAAAGCCTGCTGCCCCTGCCCAAAAACGGCATCTG contains:
- the traM gene encoding conjugative transposon protein TraM — translated: MEPITPSTSDKRTVSNSEAEQPAPASVPVKRTPAELLRANWMVLAGLLLVLIIGGLLLWLKAAQRAAQQEREPVAAASANIEPEIPSVETAPLAPAASPSAQIEAQRRAEQDAQSAPARATDQDVVDVFAVDTTGLALRKRRRAQAAAQAASRRAEAARLAAADVDTIEATIQDPTTGSYQAQTLVVPRRRLTAGGGNGRRTGAGSGRAGRSLVPARDVDGTPFETDPDVLAMLGSSPPETRAAYERMTGKRYRDPNQTAQLLATRMSAPGMDGFNTVKVGNSARLMAQGSQREQQLAPDVFYKCVINGEQKVRTGSVVILRLLEDAVVSGVTFPKNMVFAGVATVGTNNVTLEVNRLGPTRVQADIYDFNYMPGIMIDPVKRVAREAGMAGNELQQQTTQEISTAIDRSASAANSVVGVGGRVAASVLSRPKTRTKLRDVLLPDGYLILITTAAAGQLGPEAAVR
- a CDS encoding DUF4138 domain-containing protein, with protein sequence MRLYTFPALLELFLLLLQTAPAAAQSTTTTPTAVLATTDNLLDVAVSDSSTTYLVFGGPVSLVDVGMAGNYLVKIEANAVFVRAKRKHAPPTPMLIRYGSKYWMGRLVYADRPVMQLYDFQKDGALSINGKSVSSTGAAPENELALDKEREKKTVVEGKLSQLRKAREEHQAVAVVDNDLVLSLANVRNDKDFTYLRFKVINKTNIDYNVDFTDFQLVENAQKKFLARKKNEARRPLAPSGGRPNQVITGRTTGYLTYAIPLYAATERGYLEVTLRELNGARVLVLPVPSRVINRAATI
- a CDS encoding conjugal transfer protein TraK; its protein translation is MDSAKDLSTSFSTMRNLALGSVLALLLVALASGFMVYRAYENSGRRVYVVSQTGSVAALSAGNDAHTPYEARNLVRQFMQTMFGHDQYTFKANLDAALPLIEGRGGRRIYECFTRGQVLQNYERYAARNVVTVDSVLVDMSKRPWSGAVYIKQRIFIGGQQKEPLPLAAKFNLVETNRSDANPYGLLITNFDYIPYSPQLTREEQELLQAQEADRQRRLQEAERGLTPAGTPAAPAAPATTPAPTAPAN
- a CDS encoding conjugal transfer protein TraG N-terminal domain-containing protein — protein: MLAMVAYGIDPGFLRACDQTLQVVLTACRFITPSLMGIALLYTIGRGFISGSGLAMDWGPIIKATWIFFLLFFYQTLMDTLGTGIAAFTALFATNQSAAEALRDLTTPPAVAAAARNDSMGIGDIVSGASALMTSISETLSTFTFSGLMTRLFTATTVLIIRKIMTFIQQFILGFLYVCGPIAMTLSVVPSFGQLAMKWLQNFLAVQMWGLTFVLLDTLYKFYAESARAPGGLFGNIVNGPQQSVDEQMFMLTSVAFVLLYVMVPYLTSMFIGSSAAQGFIGSMTGMAVGAATAAAGVVAPGGGGLSSAVGRALGNGGGGGSGGGGSSATASGSNAAGSEAPSASASSGLPVITMSDALNPSYRQRASGIWTK
- a CDS encoding TraG/VirB4 family ATPase; its protein translation is MEPDPLDGARRQYQKNLKYIDMHQFFLVLGQYITGGRYERVLNAKRDVDLSEYRLICFDLAKVQADPDLYPVVAMLITELSLDLFRKFPDDIKYIALDEAWTMLSGVLSEFIESMYRTIRKTNGSVTIITQGITEITSSKIGPAIINNSATKIILRHVNPDSLAQLQAPLGLTGHEMDLIKSVRSTEALREFFIKQGAKGRYLHWRPRRSSTPS
- a CDS encoding TraG/VirB4 family ATPase; amino-acid sequence: MTKKPKTAAFNTVMPVHSFEGDKVVFKDGRVAVGFRVEPAEMESWTADDYEAFQTALVGVLRPLPVGTIVQKTDIYYDRPYREDKTQQTYFENKMNKHFFERLVLFQKSYLFLSFAPVAVKSPKTNAVNALVARAGEAVLKNPFAQLVHTLEAAESGAVEFIQGIKNLGGVTFERLPSAEIYQLYLQYFNLNFDGQPTRQEREIGNDLGTFSVGEQKVNVLSMVGQGSDAYPAVRNSYGVTAPMLYPLTHILQCPHVLTQALLIQDTRAELSSLDTDRKLNASLSFLATQDNHLRAAEVEEFTAEVRAENKQIVGLHLSCVLWDTNDTSRRENVERATAAFRYMFGTESVVESYLALPVFFGLLPGNAWQVPDRWLTSTADRGACYTHWTATYKTDPVGEYLTDRFRNLVQVNLFNTALDNQNAIVIGPSGSGKSYTFGNLIVQRFEKGARQIIMDVGGTYRNVLQSLNGEDFDNTYFEYDPQRPIEFNPFVVPRDASGKWLYNDEKTNFHLALLAALWKGGKDTALDKSERTILSRFLIEYYACLNESPRLNQKDEEFPGMESFYRFVEGYDQEMQKPVAVPGRA